A genomic region of bacterium contains the following coding sequences:
- a CDS encoding AAA family ATPase: MYLKYFHLREEPFSTTPDPRFLYKSPVHQVALDRITTSVASRRGINAIIGEPGLGKSMLIRTLLKGFNTAVQFAWVFNTTMNSRELIRYICRDFGFKPKGEDLGDLLIELYSFLIREYEQGRFSVLIIDEAQNLQPEVLEEIRQLSNLETASQKLLQVILSGQPQLDLYLNDPGLIQLKQRISLKATLHRLNAGDTAAYVQHRLKVAGARKQEIFTPAALQSVFEISDGIPRLINQVCDNALRAAAEEKVKQIDAALVLDLLNTDRVMAAPPEPVAVQPRAGSFESAGVAVRPQADVIPAATAVQSGQAERVEPASPVAPAPFPEPAPVVAPQAIPTGTQTADRSVLPTAERSQPRLAPAVELELVSGFDGLDLGELAIF, translated from the coding sequence ATGTATTTGAAGTATTTCCATCTGCGGGAAGAGCCCTTCTCGACGACTCCGGATCCGCGGTTTCTTTACAAGAGTCCCGTCCACCAGGTGGCGCTGGACCGGATCACCACCTCGGTGGCCAGCCGGCGTGGCATCAATGCGATTATTGGCGAACCGGGCCTGGGCAAGAGCATGCTGATCCGGACGCTGCTTAAGGGATTCAACACCGCTGTGCAATTCGCCTGGGTGTTCAATACGACCATGAATTCCCGCGAGCTGATCCGCTATATCTGCCGCGATTTCGGCTTCAAGCCGAAAGGGGAAGACCTCGGCGATCTGCTGATCGAGCTCTATTCCTTTCTCATTCGCGAATATGAACAGGGCCGCTTTTCAGTACTGATCATCGACGAAGCCCAGAACCTTCAACCCGAGGTACTGGAAGAGATCCGTCAGCTCTCGAATCTCGAAACGGCGAGCCAGAAACTGCTGCAGGTCATACTCAGCGGCCAGCCACAGCTCGATCTCTACCTTAACGATCCGGGGCTCATCCAGCTGAAACAACGCATCAGCCTCAAGGCGACGTTGCACCGGCTCAACGCCGGCGATACCGCCGCCTATGTGCAGCATCGCCTCAAGGTTGCGGGGGCGCGCAAGCAGGAGATTTTTACGCCGGCGGCCCTGCAAAGCGTCTTTGAGATCAGTGACGGGATTCCCCGGCTGATCAATCAGGTTTGTGACAACGCGCTGAGAGCGGCAGCGGAAGAGAAAGTGAAGCAGATTGACGCTGCGCTGGTCCTCGATCTCCTCAATACGGACCGGGTGATGGCAGCCCCGCCCGAACCGGTTGCTGTGCAACCGCGCGCCGGATCCTTCGAATCTGCAGGGGTGGCCGTCCGGCCGCAAGCGGACGTTATACCAGCAGCCACTGCGGTTCAATCCGGCCAGGCGGAGAGAGTGGAGCCGGCATCGCCGGTTGCACCGGCTCCGTTTCCGGAACCGGCTCCCGTCGTGGCGCCGCAGGCGATCCCGACGGGAACGCAAACGGCCGACCGGTCGGTGTTGCCCACTGCCGAAAGGTCGCAGCCGCGGCTGGCCCCGGCGGTGGAACTCGAATTGGTCTCCGGGTTTGACGGGCTCGACCTGGGTGAACTTGCTATTTTTTAG
- a CDS encoding CpsD/CapB family tyrosine-protein kinase gives MSAIFDELEKIDAQEGIAAPPWPDAAASGLAVNFPANLPAEVLSDFYDLREYIRIAGQRSQMRVLSITSSLSGEGASTIATALAFLLAANVSTAAAAGAEAAADSVAPETAELDARLGGAGGRETDSMFQAGFTDYIQKKAAEALIQSIREGGVLLVDANLHHPGIHSSFGLEAGEGLAEIIEQGRDWRQVIRCMPQNDLHIITAGTPQGNPADVVGSERLAELVASWRESFRYVILDTPAVLNYVDALALSALSDGVILVVRAGQTRWEVAQNAKRKLSVAQANLLGVALNRQ, from the coding sequence ATGAGTGCAATCTTCGATGAGCTGGAAAAGATCGATGCCCAGGAAGGCATTGCGGCTCCCCCGTGGCCGGACGCCGCTGCATCCGGCCTGGCTGTGAATTTTCCTGCCAATCTTCCTGCGGAGGTTCTCTCCGATTTCTATGATCTGCGCGAATATATCCGCATCGCCGGACAGCGCAGCCAGATGCGGGTGCTTTCCATAACCAGCTCGCTCTCGGGAGAGGGTGCTTCGACGATCGCTACTGCCCTCGCCTTTCTGCTAGCCGCCAATGTTTCGACGGCCGCCGCGGCCGGCGCGGAAGCAGCGGCCGACAGCGTCGCCCCCGAGACAGCGGAACTGGATGCACGTCTCGGAGGCGCCGGCGGTCGTGAGACCGATTCCATGTTCCAGGCGGGCTTTACCGATTACATCCAGAAAAAGGCGGCCGAAGCCCTGATCCAGTCGATCCGCGAAGGCGGCGTGCTTCTGGTCGACGCCAATCTGCATCATCCCGGGATCCACTCCTCGTTCGGGCTGGAGGCGGGTGAAGGCCTGGCCGAGATCATCGAGCAAGGCCGGGATTGGCGGCAGGTGATCCGGTGCATGCCTCAGAACGATTTACACATCATCACGGCCGGCACGCCCCAGGGCAACCCGGCGGATGTAGTGGGATCGGAACGGCTGGCCGAACTGGTCGCGAGCTGGCGGGAATCGTTCCGTTATGTCATTCTCGATACCCCTGCCGTCCTCAATTATGTCGATGCGCTGGCGCTCTCAGCGCTCTCAGATGGAGTGATTCTGGTCGTGCGGGCCGGTCAAACCCGGTGGGAGGTGGCCCAGAATGCGAAACGCAAGTTGTCGGTCGCCCAGGCCAATCTGCTGGGTGTTGCGCTCAACCGTCAATAG
- a CDS encoding O-antigen ligase family protein, whose amino-acid sequence MLLLTALGVGISAAAWFIWGLRAGWSMFAFIGLLMPFMLAMVKDVRRFVMWWLLFLIPLGLDYKFFYQRSISGHSGIAVGTTEILLLLLVVQWLVNAVRERHQRRIYWFPAITLPTLALIAMAALSLLAARNVTLGLFDIAMYFKMLVFFLFLANNIRDQKDVILVVSALLLGLVMEAGVMVAQYYTGSALGLVGTEELSNFVAYKRDARMILRPGGTVGNVNGFARYLGYILPLASILMLTTRERKLFLLSFLSALGGLVALILTQSRSVWGAFLIAMFLALFFVLMRHLVTLRTLKRMGGALILIGALIFFYGDTVYNRIAGDDHGSAKSRLTTARVALEIINDHPVIGVGVNNYDSYIRQYWHIEDPFTKVAVVHNNYLLILAEMGVIGFSAFLWLLAALLLRTVRAMRSRVKFFREVAVGLFGSVVCFLLASLADGYKSSLTLMYLFWTVAAITEALIYLDASWREQTLDYLEKKRS is encoded by the coding sequence ATGCTTTTATTGACCGCATTGGGCGTCGGGATATCCGCCGCAGCCTGGTTCATCTGGGGGCTGCGGGCCGGTTGGTCGATGTTCGCTTTCATTGGTTTGCTCATGCCGTTTATGCTGGCGATGGTCAAGGATGTCCGCCGCTTTGTGATGTGGTGGCTGCTTTTCCTGATCCCGTTGGGACTCGACTACAAATTCTTTTATCAGCGCAGCATCTCCGGCCACAGCGGTATTGCCGTGGGAACGACGGAGATTCTGCTCCTGCTGCTGGTGGTGCAGTGGCTGGTGAATGCGGTCCGCGAACGCCATCAGCGGCGTATCTACTGGTTTCCGGCGATCACCCTGCCCACCTTGGCCTTGATCGCAATGGCTGCGCTTTCGCTGCTCGCCGCGCGAAATGTCACCCTCGGTCTTTTCGATATCGCTATGTATTTCAAGATGCTGGTATTTTTCCTTTTTTTGGCTAATAACATCCGCGACCAGAAGGATGTGATTCTGGTCGTCTCGGCCCTGCTGCTGGGCCTGGTGATGGAAGCGGGGGTCATGGTAGCGCAGTATTATACGGGATCGGCTCTGGGCCTGGTGGGTACAGAGGAATTGAGCAATTTTGTCGCCTACAAGCGCGATGCGCGCATGATCCTGCGTCCCGGCGGCACGGTCGGCAATGTCAATGGTTTTGCCCGCTACCTCGGTTATATCTTGCCGCTGGCCTCCATTCTCATGCTGACGACGCGGGAGCGCAAGCTGTTTTTACTCTCGTTTCTCTCCGCGCTCGGCGGTCTGGTCGCCCTGATCCTGACCCAGTCGCGCAGCGTCTGGGGAGCCTTTCTGATCGCCATGTTCCTGGCGCTCTTTTTTGTATTGATGCGCCATCTAGTCACTTTGCGGACGCTCAAACGAATGGGCGGTGCCCTGATATTGATCGGCGCTCTGATCTTTTTCTACGGTGACACCGTCTATAACCGCATTGCCGGGGATGATCATGGTTCAGCCAAGTCGCGTCTTACCACAGCGCGCGTCGCCCTCGAGATCATCAATGACCACCCGGTGATCGGGGTCGGTGTGAACAATTATGACAGTTATATTCGTCAGTACTGGCATATCGAGGATCCCTTCACCAAAGTCGCTGTTGTTCATAATAACTATCTGCTGATCCTGGCGGAGATGGGGGTCATCGGTTTCTCCGCCTTCCTATGGCTGCTGGCAGCGCTGCTGCTGCGCACGGTGCGGGCCATGCGCAGCCGCGTCAAGTTTTTCCGGGAAGTGGCGGTCGGGCTTTTTGGCAGCGTCGTCTGTTTTCTCCTGGCCAGTCTGGCGGATGGCTATAAATCGAGTCTGACGCTGATGTATCTCTTCTGGACGGTTGCGGCGATCACGGAGGCGCTGATTTATCTTGATGCCAGCTGGCGCGAGCAGACCCTGGACTATCTTGAGAAAAAGAGATCCTGA
- a CDS encoding class I SAM-dependent methyltransferase has product MNSKEIARFIGRRPWLRRIGYRFIFLTTLREWYIARALRRLLAVDPDIRSALDAGCGMGQHTYALSKRRPGLRITAMEQDPEQSADLADFFQRSGIKEVAVRSGDITCADLGEPVDLVLCCSVLEHIEDDLGLLRRFHDHLRENGSLLIYVPLAERRVLKSLERRIAAMTQTTGDHLPHGHIRYYTPEWLEARLRQCGFSVFHRELSYGPKGRLAYDLVTRVQFSRFFLVLFPFYLVLLHPLVMVLMAIDYFGTQREGNGLLLVARKLQVLPNLSDQNAATLN; this is encoded by the coding sequence ATGAACTCCAAAGAGATCGCCCGCTTCATCGGCCGGCGGCCTTGGCTGCGCCGGATCGGCTACAGGTTCATCTTTCTCACCACCTTGCGCGAATGGTATATCGCCCGGGCGCTGCGGCGTCTCCTGGCTGTTGACCCGGACATCCGGTCGGCGCTCGATGCCGGTTGTGGCATGGGACAGCACACCTATGCGCTGTCCAAACGGCGGCCGGGATTGCGTATTACGGCGATGGAGCAGGATCCGGAGCAGAGCGCGGACCTCGCCGATTTTTTCCAGCGCAGCGGCATCAAAGAGGTGGCTGTGCGGTCCGGCGATATTACCTGCGCAGACCTGGGCGAGCCGGTGGATCTCGTGCTTTGCTGCAGTGTGCTCGAGCATATCGAGGACGATCTTGGCCTTTTACGGCGTTTTCATGACCATCTCCGCGAGAATGGCAGCTTGCTGATCTATGTGCCGCTTGCGGAACGCCGGGTGCTCAAGTCGCTGGAACGCCGGATCGCGGCCATGACCCAGACAACGGGCGATCACCTCCCCCACGGCCATATACGCTATTATACCCCGGAATGGCTCGAAGCGCGGCTGCGGCAATGCGGTTTTTCTGTTTTCCATCGCGAACTCAGTTACGGCCCCAAGGGGCGCCTGGCTTATGATCTGGTGACGCGCGTGCAGTTTAGCCGCTTTTTTCTGGTGCTCTTTCCCTTTTATCTGGTTCTGCTCCATCCCCTGGTGATGGTGCTCATGGCCATCGATTATTTCGGGACCCAGCGCGAAGGCAATGGCCTGCTGCTGGTCGCCCGTAAATTGCAGGTGCTTCCCAATCTGAGTGATCAGAATGCTGCAACGCTTAATTAG
- a CDS encoding oligosaccharide flippase family protein, whose product MLQRLIRNTLWRSLADVVARLGSALFWILLARFLGAGIFGALSFALALMGFFELVSSLGLGSILTRDAAQDPAAAGRYFGHLLIIGMASAVVGAMGMVAAAWAIRPDPATLSIVIVLALLLPLSSISYWSRAMLAAAEKMQYISFGTLVENGLLILLGLGWLLTGRGLTAVVTALVVSKLAASVLLFTLARSQAARPVWRIERGMLRTILCQVPLFLTIAVCNGLFWSVTVVMITWLQGEVAAGYFSAAYKLISYALLFAVAFSQALFPVAARLAQQNRALYLALLRRALYYLLMLFLGVALTLSLLARPIILLLYGPGMAGAIPVLRALAWMAVPYGLIPALAYTLVSHHYQRRDMWANLAGALAVIAGNLALVPGWSAAGGALAMVAGACVFAGIEFGSVCTLLYPLKPGRSLRRLGASAGALALTLVLLREAPLVLSLSLGCGIYALALWLSRAIDHQDLIQLWRSALPLREEGLA is encoded by the coding sequence ATGCTGCAACGCTTAATTAGGAATACCCTCTGGCGCTCGCTGGCCGATGTCGTGGCCCGTCTGGGGTCGGCGCTTTTCTGGATCCTGCTGGCGCGTTTTCTCGGCGCTGGGATTTTCGGGGCGCTCTCCTTTGCCCTGGCGCTGATGGGTTTTTTCGAGCTGGTCTCCAGCTTGGGGCTCGGGTCGATTCTGACGCGTGACGCGGCGCAGGATCCGGCCGCTGCCGGCCGTTATTTCGGGCATCTGCTGATCATAGGCATGGCGAGCGCCGTGGTGGGCGCCATGGGGATGGTGGCGGCGGCCTGGGCGATCCGTCCTGATCCGGCGACGCTGTCGATTGTCATAGTCCTCGCGCTGCTCCTGCCGCTCTCCAGCATCTCGTACTGGAGCCGGGCCATGCTCGCCGCGGCGGAAAAGATGCAGTACATCAGTTTCGGTACCCTGGTCGAGAACGGCCTGTTGATTCTCCTCGGTCTGGGATGGCTCCTGACTGGTCGTGGTCTGACCGCGGTGGTGACGGCCCTTGTGGTCAGCAAACTGGCGGCGTCGGTGCTCCTCTTCACCCTGGCCCGGAGCCAGGCAGCCCGGCCGGTCTGGCGGATTGAACGCGGCATGCTGCGCACCATCCTGTGCCAGGTTCCGCTCTTCCTGACGATCGCCGTCTGCAATGGCCTCTTCTGGTCGGTCACCGTCGTGATGATCACCTGGCTGCAGGGTGAGGTGGCGGCTGGCTATTTTTCCGCGGCTTACAAACTGATCAGCTATGCGCTGCTCTTTGCGGTCGCCTTCAGTCAGGCGCTCTTTCCTGTCGCCGCCCGTCTGGCGCAGCAAAACCGGGCGCTTTATCTTGCCCTGCTGCGGCGCGCCCTCTATTATCTGCTGATGCTCTTTCTCGGTGTGGCGCTGACGCTGAGTCTGCTGGCTAGGCCGATCATCTTGCTGCTCTATGGACCGGGGATGGCCGGGGCGATTCCGGTGTTGCGGGCGTTGGCGTGGATGGCGGTACCCTACGGCCTGATCCCGGCCCTGGCCTACACGCTGGTGAGCCATCATTATCAGCGCCGCGACATGTGGGCCAATCTGGCGGGCGCCCTCGCCGTGATAGCCGGCAACCTGGCGCTGGTTCCCGGCTGGTCCGCCGCCGGAGGCGCGCTGGCGATGGTGGCCGGCGCCTGTGTTTTCGCAGGGATCGAATTCGGATCGGTCTGCACCCTGCTCTATCCTCTCAAACCCGGCCGTAGCCTGCGCCGCCTGGGGGCTTCGGCAGGTGCGCTGGCGCTGACCCTGGTGCTGCTGCGCGAAGCACCCCTCGTATTGAGCCTTTCGCTCGGTTGTGGCATCTACGCGCTCGCTCTCTGGCTCTCACGCGCCATCGACCATCAGGATCTGATCCAACTCTGGCGCTCCGCTTTGCCGCTGCGGGAGGAGGGACTGGCATGA
- a CDS encoding glycosyltransferase: MKKSCVEVSVIIPSRNRLAVLSRVLEGLEQQDLEPRYFELIIVDDGGSDGTFAFLQKQAARTPFALIPLQGRGEGAGAARNLAAAASQGRVLLFLDADTIPAVGLLRAHLTLHEHGDAPACHMGRIEMSVELQAPGQARWNELMLCADHPATGEIDFRRYRTANTSMPRAAFTSAGGFDERLPAAEDLELAYRLDQQGVRFFFHPEIVAVHHHPLSLAEYYDKGSIYGRAVARWHAAYPEHHLELARRFGLYDAGLDWRERWRYGLKILLVNRVSVHLLSALGRGCRRFWFAASERLFKAAYGYHLRRSYHASRLQLDVDQVLFGR; encoded by the coding sequence ATGAAAAAATCATGCGTAGAAGTGTCGGTAATCATCCCTTCGCGCAATCGGCTTGCCGTCCTGAGCCGGGTGCTCGAGGGCCTGGAGCAGCAGGATCTCGAGCCGCGCTACTTCGAACTCATCATCGTCGACGACGGGGGCAGCGACGGGACCTTCGCGTTCTTGCAGAAACAGGCTGCTCGCACGCCCTTCGCGCTCATTCCGCTGCAGGGCAGAGGAGAGGGAGCCGGCGCTGCGCGCAACCTGGCAGCGGCGGCTAGCCAAGGGCGGGTGTTGCTGTTCCTCGATGCCGATACCATCCCCGCCGTCGGCTTGCTGAGAGCGCATCTGACGCTGCATGAGCACGGTGATGCGCCGGCCTGTCACATGGGCCGCATCGAGATGTCGGTCGAGCTTCAGGCGCCCGGCCAGGCGCGCTGGAATGAACTGATGCTGTGCGCTGACCATCCGGCCACCGGAGAGATCGACTTCCGCCGCTACCGCACCGCGAATACCTCGATGCCGCGTGCTGCTTTTACCTCAGCCGGCGGCTTTGATGAGCGGTTGCCGGCCGCCGAAGACCTGGAGCTGGCTTACCGGCTCGATCAGCAGGGCGTGCGCTTTTTCTTTCATCCTGAGATCGTCGCTGTCCATCATCACCCGCTCAGCCTTGCGGAGTATTACGACAAGGGATCGATCTATGGCCGGGCGGTGGCGCGCTGGCACGCGGCTTACCCTGAACATCACCTTGAGTTGGCCCGCCGTTTCGGTCTCTATGATGCCGGACTGGACTGGCGCGAGCGCTGGCGCTACGGGCTCAAGATTCTGCTGGTCAACCGAGTCTCTGTTCATTTGCTCTCGGCCCTGGGGCGGGGATGCCGCCGATTCTGGTTTGCTGCATCCGAACGGCTCTTCAAGGCCGCCTATGGCTATCATCTGCGCCGAAGCTATCATGCTTCCCGGCTGCAGCTGGATGTGGATCAGGTCCTCTTTGGGAGGTGA
- a CDS encoding UDP-glucose/GDP-mannose dehydrogenase family protein, translating into MKISVFGLGYVGCVSAACLAEMGHEVTGIDINDDKVRLINQGHSPIVEEGLEALILRQRQSGRLRATIEPVVADRDLVFICVGTPSNSNGSLYLGYVQRVCTEIGEALRGAEKRVTVVLRSTVLPGVAETIALPALEAASGLRAGVDFGFAFNPEFLREGSSIHDFYHPPKTVIGVFDQDSADRLVELYRDLNAPIFQLSLGEAAMIKYADNAFHAVKVAFTNEIGRLCKNFQVDSRQVMNVFVQDTKLNLSPCYLKPGFAFGGSCLPKDIRALSHWAKQEDVDIPLLNAAMTSNEEHIRHALRLVKASGHKKIGVLGLSFKQGTDDLRESPVVALVEELMGKGYEVAIFDRNVSLARLMGANKEYIEREVPHIARLMCSTMEELMARSEVVVIGNNGEEYERVLGDLRNGHKIIDLSGMKNGKHKHIEEVNYEGICW; encoded by the coding sequence ATGAAGATCAGCGTCTTTGGACTGGGATATGTGGGGTGTGTTTCGGCCGCTTGCCTGGCTGAGATGGGGCATGAGGTGACTGGTATCGATATCAATGACGACAAGGTGCGTCTGATTAATCAGGGCCACTCTCCGATCGTTGAAGAGGGGCTCGAGGCGTTGATCCTGCGGCAGCGGCAGTCCGGCCGGCTTCGGGCCACCATCGAGCCCGTTGTAGCGGATCGTGATTTGGTCTTCATCTGCGTAGGGACGCCGAGCAACAGCAACGGCAGCCTGTATCTGGGCTATGTCCAGCGCGTCTGCACCGAGATCGGCGAGGCCCTGCGCGGCGCTGAAAAGCGCGTTACCGTAGTTCTACGCAGCACGGTGCTGCCCGGCGTAGCCGAAACGATCGCCCTGCCAGCCCTCGAGGCGGCCAGCGGCCTGCGGGCGGGAGTGGATTTCGGTTTCGCCTTCAACCCCGAATTTTTGCGCGAAGGCTCCTCCATCCACGATTTTTATCATCCGCCCAAAACGGTCATCGGGGTCTTCGACCAGGATTCGGCCGACCGGCTGGTGGAACTCTACCGTGACCTCAACGCCCCGATATTCCAGCTCTCCCTGGGTGAGGCGGCGATGATCAAGTATGCGGACAACGCCTTTCATGCCGTCAAGGTCGCCTTTACCAACGAAATCGGCCGGCTGTGCAAGAACTTTCAGGTGGACAGCCGCCAGGTGATGAACGTCTTTGTGCAAGATACCAAGCTGAATCTCTCGCCCTGCTATCTCAAACCCGGCTTCGCCTTCGGCGGTTCCTGCCTGCCCAAGGATATTCGGGCGCTGAGCCATTGGGCCAAGCAGGAAGATGTCGATATCCCCTTGCTCAATGCGGCGATGACCAGCAATGAGGAACACATCCGCCATGCGCTGCGGCTGGTCAAAGCCTCCGGGCATAAAAAAATCGGGGTGCTCGGATTGAGTTTCAAACAGGGCACGGATGACTTGCGTGAAAGCCCCGTTGTCGCTTTGGTCGAAGAGCTGATGGGCAAGGGATACGAGGTCGCCATCTTCGACCGGAATGTTTCACTGGCACGGCTGATGGGCGCCAACAAGGAGTATATCGAACGTGAGGTACCCCATATCGCCCGGTTGATGTGCAGCACCATGGAAGAGCTGATGGCACGCTCCGAGGTGGTGGTCATCGGCAATAATGGCGAAGAATACGAGCGGGTTCTGGGTGATCTGCGCAACGGGCATAAAATCATTGACCTGTCAGGAATGAAGAATGGCAAGCACAAGCATATTGAAGAGGTTAACTATGAAGGGATTTGCTGGTAG
- a CDS encoding glycosyltransferase family 4 protein codes for MKGFAGRILIIVQNLPVPLDRRVWLESTTLRDNGYQVSVICPASREYSATFEIIDGITIRRYRMPFEARGFAGYFAEFLYAWLQTARLSIKALRQEGFDVMQACNPPDTYFLLGWIYKLLGKEYVFDHHDLAPEMYSAKFGGRRDLLYYALLFLEKITLKTARVVLVTNESYRQSALKRGHKDPDDLFVLRTGPDLTRLHPVPPDPALKEGRPFLVCYLGEMCPQDGVDYLLHAAHYLRFWLDRRDVRFVLIGGGPAVPDLKKMSHDMGMDDFVHFTGRISDEDLERYLSTADICVDPDPWSEWANNSTMNKILEYMVFAKPIVCFDLKEIHYTARRAALYARPNDVRLFAQKINVLLDHPEMRSEMGAYGRQRVVNELAWSHTHPPLLAAYARVFNRTALARKAGMTKPVLALPMQPIELDRLNYEHLVH; via the coding sequence ATGAAGGGATTTGCTGGTAGAATTCTGATCATCGTTCAGAACCTGCCCGTGCCGCTGGACCGGCGGGTTTGGCTCGAGTCGACGACCCTCCGCGACAACGGCTATCAGGTTTCGGTCATTTGTCCGGCTTCCAGAGAATATTCGGCCACCTTCGAGATCATCGACGGCATAACCATTCGCCGCTACCGCATGCCCTTCGAGGCACGCGGCTTCGCAGGTTATTTTGCCGAATTCCTCTATGCCTGGCTCCAGACCGCCCGGCTCTCGATCAAGGCGCTGCGGCAGGAGGGCTTCGATGTCATGCAGGCGTGTAATCCGCCGGATACCTATTTCCTGCTTGGATGGATCTACAAATTGCTGGGCAAGGAGTATGTTTTCGACCATCACGACCTCGCGCCCGAGATGTACTCGGCCAAATTTGGCGGCCGCCGCGACCTGTTGTATTATGCCCTGCTCTTCCTCGAAAAGATCACCCTCAAGACGGCCCGGGTCGTGCTGGTCACCAATGAATCCTATCGCCAGTCCGCCTTGAAACGGGGGCACAAGGATCCGGATGACCTCTTTGTTCTTCGTACCGGTCCGGATCTCACCCGTCTGCATCCCGTGCCTCCCGATCCCGCCCTCAAGGAGGGCCGGCCGTTCCTGGTCTGTTATCTCGGCGAGATGTGCCCCCAGGACGGGGTTGATTATTTGCTGCATGCGGCGCACTATCTGCGCTTCTGGCTCGACCGGCGCGATGTCCGCTTCGTCCTGATCGGCGGCGGGCCGGCGGTGCCGGATCTGAAAAAGATGAGCCATGACATGGGCATGGATGATTTTGTCCACTTCACCGGCCGGATCAGCGACGAAGACCTCGAGCGCTATCTCTCGACCGCTGATATCTGCGTCGATCCCGATCCCTGGTCGGAATGGGCGAATAACTCCACCATGAACAAGATCCTGGAGTACATGGTATTCGCCAAGCCGATTGTCTGTTTTGATCTCAAGGAGATTCACTATACCGCCCGCCGGGCCGCGCTGTATGCCCGGCCGAACGACGTGCGGCTTTTCGCCCAGAAGATCAACGTGCTGCTGGACCATCCGGAGATGCGCAGCGAAATGGGTGCCTACGGCAGGCAGCGGGTGGTCAACGAACTGGCCTGGAGCCATACTCATCCACCGCTGCTGGCTGCCTACGCCCGGGTCTTCAACCGCACGGCGCTCGCCCGCAAAGCGGGAATGACCAAGCCTGTACTGGCTTTGCCAATGCAGCCCATAGAACTCGATCGCTTGAATTATGAACATCTGGTGCATTGA
- a CDS encoding glycosyltransferase family 39 protein: protein MTLSGSHMTRRSGWILFAILIAAFAARFILIARLDHRIVYSDEKKNLTLAANLTDGTGYVLDDGRPTAVIPAGYPLWLAALRLAGLDQPGEIRLVQVGLSLLTLITLFGFARSLFGVPAALATAAGCALYPYFIFLPGTILATTLFSLQLVLGCWLYLQAISNNNNKLLFFDGIIWGWAVLTVTTAGVLAGATLLWHACHFRSGGRALLRQAALFLTGMMLVLLPWMIRNQVKLGHAVLATNGGYNLWLGNNPHSNLDEPCSQLTPPEMDADIIRSDSEVFADSLFRATARSWILAHPGAFVRRSMLKALYFWRLDPSPVTASYLHGGAWIRVAGLLSFTPLLALAFWGFRKAPPAVRKRLLLFLYYAVAFTVVHAVMIVKVRFRLPLDHLVVMMAAYGLIAASTSRRKRFMERTRP, encoded by the coding sequence GTGACCCTTTCAGGCAGCCATATGACGCGGCGCAGCGGCTGGATCCTGTTTGCGATCCTGATCGCGGCCTTTGCCGCCCGCTTCATCCTCATCGCGCGGCTTGACCACCGCATCGTCTACAGCGATGAAAAGAAAAACCTGACCCTGGCAGCCAACCTGACGGACGGCACAGGCTATGTTCTGGATGATGGCCGGCCGACGGCGGTCATCCCTGCAGGATACCCGCTCTGGCTTGCAGCGCTGCGTCTGGCTGGCCTCGACCAACCCGGCGAAATCCGCCTTGTCCAGGTTGGCCTCAGTCTGCTCACCCTGATCACCCTCTTCGGCTTTGCGCGCAGCCTCTTCGGCGTGCCCGCCGCCCTTGCGACAGCGGCGGGATGCGCCCTGTACCCCTATTTTATCTTCCTTCCTGGCACGATTTTGGCGACTACACTCTTCAGCCTGCAGCTGGTGCTGGGGTGTTGGCTCTATCTTCAGGCGATAAGTAATAATAATAACAAGCTCTTGTTCTTTGATGGAATCATCTGGGGATGGGCGGTTTTGACCGTAACCACCGCAGGTGTCCTCGCCGGCGCCACATTACTGTGGCATGCATGTCACTTCCGCAGCGGCGGACGGGCCCTTCTGCGCCAGGCAGCACTCTTTCTGACCGGCATGATGCTGGTACTCCTGCCCTGGATGATCCGCAACCAGGTGAAGCTGGGACATGCGGTGCTGGCCACCAACGGCGGCTACAACTTGTGGCTGGGCAACAATCCGCATAGCAATCTGGATGAACCTTGCAGCCAGCTGACGCCACCGGAGATGGATGCGGACATCATCCGTTCCGACTCGGAGGTCTTTGCGGACTCGCTCTTCCGGGCCACAGCGCGTTCCTGGATCCTCGCCCATCCCGGTGCCTTTGTCCGCCGCAGTATGCTAAAGGCCCTCTATTTCTGGAGGCTCGATCCCTCCCCGGTAACCGCGTCCTATTTGCACGGCGGCGCCTGGATCCGGGTAGCGGGCTTGTTATCGTTCACGCCTCTCCTGGCGCTGGCCTTCTGGGGTTTCCGGAAGGCGCCGCCGGCGGTGCGAAAGCGGCTGCTCCTTTTTCTTTATTATGCCGTGGCCTTCACCGTTGTGCATGCCGTGATGATCGTCAAAGTGCGTTTTCGGCTGCCCTTGGACCACTTGGTCGTCATGATGGCCGCCTATGGGCTCATTGCCGCCTCGACCTCCAGGCGGAAACGTTTCATGGAGAGGACTAGGCCGTGA